The DNA window GTTCCTGGGGCGGGCAGGCAGAGTCGGACGGAGCCCCTCCTAGCCGGGCACGGGGGTCTCTACAGCCCTCCCGCCCCTCCTGGCTCAAGCCCCATGGTCTCCCCACAGGCCCTGTGCCCCTGCTACACGCCCAGCCCAGGGGGTAGGGGCAGCTCCCTTCAGGCTGCCTCTGTTCTCAAGGGCCACCCGCAGCCTGGGCCGGCTTCCCAGCTGCCCTGAGTGCCACCACCGCAGCTCCGCTTCTGCCTgggccccctctcccccaaccccccattgGCAGAAGCAGGGCTGTTGACGTGCGCAGGACCGTCGAGCCTTGGGACTCGGGTTCTACCCTGGCACAGCCACTTCCCAGCCGGGCAGCTTTGGGCAGGACCCCACCTCcagatgcctcagtttccctgcccgCAACACGAGCACGGTGCGGCGCGTGCGAGCAGCTGCTGTACTCAGGAGGACAGTGAGGCCCAGAGCACTAGCAACCGCTTCTTTCAGGAAGCCTCCCCTGACTGCCCCCGGGGCCAGGGCTGGCTgggcttctccctgtgtccccatCCGCCCAATCCGGGCTCTCCTGAGGGTCAGACCTGCTGGCCTCGTCAGCGCGAGTGAGGTCCCGGTCAGGCAGGGCGTCCTCCCAGTCCAGGATGGTATCTCGCAGCTCCCCCCTGCGGAGGAGGTTGGGGGCATCAGCGCGGAGGCGCACACCCTCCCCTGGAGtccgggtggggcgggggaggtcACTCACCTGCAGGCCCGCAGCCCCCTCGCCTTGGCCACAGTGCAGAGCCGGCCTGTAGCCTTGAGGCCCATGCTGCCCACGACAGTGTCCCGGACGTACTGCCTgtgttgggggaggaagggggggccTGTGGGGCCGGGTcagcccaccccctgctcccctgcGGCCTGAGCTGCTCTCCCAGGGAAGTGGGGGGCTTCCACAACACAGCCGGCCTAGCTGCACCCCAATGCCAGTGGCGTGGAAATAGACTGGGAAGGGTTCCAGATAGAGACTCGAGAGATGCGACAGTGACATGCAAGGTAGGACCCCTGGTTGGATCTTGGACCGGGACAAAAACAGAAGGCTCAGGAGCACTGGGCAGCTGGGCCGGGGTGAGGCTGGGTGACCTACATGGCTTTCTATGTGGCCTTTACAACGAACGTGCTGCGGCCGAGGAAGAGAAGAGCTCCTGGGAGACACGCGTCCCTCGGGCCTGGAGCGGTGGACTATTAGCCTCAACAGCCCAGCAAGGACTAACAAAACAGGAACGACTGCCAAATCCACGTGGGGATCAGCAGACTACGGACGTGAGGACCAAATCTGGCCTTCAGCCCCCTGTccttgtgaataaagttttattggcgcACGGCCACGCACATTCCTTCCCATGGTGTCTAACACAGCTCTCACACCTCGAAGGCAGAGCCCATCATCCTGACAGAGACACTCTGGGCCGTAAAGCTGAAAACGTTCTACCATCTGGCCCTTTCAAGAAAAGGTTTGCTGAGCCCTGGTCTAGGCAGAGTTCGGATCATCATACGATTCTTACGAGTTTTCTGtagatttgaaatttttcaaaacagatttggggactttttttttttgtggccaTGGGCACCTCCCGCCCTTGCCGGGCGGCTGCTGAGCCAGCACCCCGGCTCCAGGAAGGGCTCTGGCTCAGTCTGCCCAGAGCGGGCAGACACACCTCTGTCACACTCTGTCttgggctgaactgtgtccccccaaaagatatgcTGGAATCCCGACTCCTGATACCTCAGAGAGTGACCACATTTGGAAACAGGATCATCGCAGACATAATGAGCTCACACTGGAGGAGGCTGGGCCCTCGTCTAACAGGACTAGTGTCCTTACAAGCCAGCCAGATGGCAGACTGAGGGGTCGACAGGCCGAGGAGTGCCAAGGACGGTGAGAAACCTCCAGCAGACACAAGCAGGCGGGAAGAAGCACCCCCCGCAGGGCTCAGCAGGAGCCGGGCCCGGCCACAGCCGACTTCGAACTTCTAGCTCCAGGTTGAGGTGACCCGTTTCTGTTTTGAGCCGCCCGGTTTGTGGCCATTGTTCTGGCCATCGTCCCTGTGGCGCAGGAGAGGAGCGCACCTCCCCAGGGGGAACGTgtgtcccagcccccacccaagCCTGGGTCTCTGGCCAGGCCAGAGGAGGCTCACGAGGCCCCGACCTGGGAGGTGACAGAACATGAACACAGGGCCGGCCGGGGGCTGCCCATGCCctgcgccccgcccccaccctccgTGGCACTCACGTCTTACACTTGACACACTCCTCTACAAACATGTTTCCGTGGAGCTCTGCCAGCTTGTCCctgtgggaggagaagggagacacTTCGCCGTGGCACGGGGTACTGGTTCCTAAGGCTTAaggctgagcactgagccctcttcctccaggaagccttccctagGCCCTCAACCATAGGATCAATGGACTCCTTCCTTCCAGGGCCTCTGGCTGTGGACTCCGCCATGCAACCTCTCCGAGCCTGGACATCATTAACCTCTACGGCTGATCCCACCCCGTACATGGACAGCCCACGCCGCTCACAAAATCCTTCCACACTCGTGCTGGAACCTCCAAATGTCACCAGGTCCGAAGGACAGGAATTCTGATCCCCGGTTTGCAAAGAACCTAAGGTGATGAGTGGCCCCGGGGGCATAGGGTTTAGAGGCAGAGGGACGTGGGATCAACTCCTGGCTCTGTTGcttccctgctgtgtgaccttggacaggtcacttaacctctctctgcctcaggccccatctgtgaaatgggacagCAGAGCCTAACTTTTGGGATATTTGGGGGAGCAATGATCAGGCCTGGAAGGCTCTTCCCCTCGCTCTGTCGGTcacctctctcactccctcatGTCCCTAGGCCAGTGTCACAGCCCCCCTGGCCTGTCACAGGCTGCATCTCCTGTCCCACTTTCCCCTCTCGGACCCTGACAGCGATCGCTGCCTGACCTAGCTTGCAGTTTGCTAACTGATCTCGTCTTCTGTTTCTGCGTCCCGAGAGCGTAAGTCCCGGGAGGGCCTTCCGTCCTGTGCCCACAACGACCTGCGTCTAGAACAGCCTGTGGTGCGCAGTGGGCACCGGTAAAGAGGCGGGTGCAATCCATTTCGCTCCTGTCTGTGTGCAGTGGGTGCTGGCAGATTAGTGCTTCCTCCTCCAAAAGGGACTCAGGCCCATTTCAAAAGGGGAGGGGACAGTGGTCTCATTCCCCTTTAGAGGCCGAGAAAAATCCTCTTCCTTCAACCCTCGCCTACAAAGGGTGGGCGACTCGTGTCCACATCTGCCCCTGCTCTCATCCGTGGACCCAAGGGTAAGACCTGGTCAGTCTTTTGGCCCTAGTACAGTGTTCCCACTcactataaaagtaaaaaaaaacaggTATGAAAGACCCAACTATCAGCTTCCAACCGTGAGCACTTCCTCCGGCGCCCAGCTTCCTCTCGGCCTCCCCCGAGGGAGATTTGGGAGCAGGCCTGGTGCTGGTGGCTGAGGGCCACACTCCAGGCCGACAGAGGTCCAGACCACAGTGGTCAGGGCTGGAAGCACCccagaggaccctgggaccaggaaaGGGGACCCCAATTCTCGAGATGAGCCCGGGAGGCAGTGACACGGATGACAGCTCTGGTTCACAGAGCTCCAAGGGGCGCCCGGCGCTTCTCCCTGCCGCCTAAATCACCGCGGCGGCCTCCCATGGGAGGGGCCGGCATCAGCATTCAGGAGACTGAGGCCCCGAGGGAGCAGGGCCAGAAGCCGGGGGTTACCTGGGGAAGCCGGAGCGCACGTGCAGCCCGTCCACGTTCTGGCTGACCAGGAAGCGGAGGAGGCCCACGCGCTCCAGCTGCACCAGCGCCATGTGGGTCTGTGTGGGCCGCGCACTCTCGAAGGTGGTGTCGAATTTGGGGGCCAGGCCCCGCTCCTCCATTGTCCAGACACCATGGGGGCCCCTGAaggtggcaggtggggggagACACGGAGAGTTTAGGGTTCAAGGAGACGGGGTAAGGAATAAGAGAcattagagacagagacagagagagactgagccctgcatcaggctctctgctcagcggggagcctgcttccccttctttctctgcctgcctctctgcctacctgtgatctctgtcaaatgtcTGACCtgaggcttattttattttaaataaaatctttaaaacaaaacaaaacaaaacaaaaaaaccaaggagaagggagagctaaagggggcagggaggggaaagggagagcctGTGGCGCTCGATGGCAAAAAATTATTCATTCCAATCAACATTTCCTACCGCTACACTGAGcctggccctgtgctgggtgATGCGGAGGTCCTAGTGGACCGaggccctgccctcaaggagtccTCCATCTCATGGAGGGTGGACCTAAGTGGTCACCGACCCTGCAGCTGTGAAGCTGGGGGAGCCCAGTGGAGGTGCTGGGGCCTGTGCATGGGGAGtgtgggaaggcttcctggaggaggctgagCTGTCTCTTCAGCTgtgcaagcagagggaagagagttCGGGCGGGAGGGGTAAGCAAAGGCCTTGGGGACTGACAACAGCCTGTGAGTTGGCAGAAATGAAGTGGTCTGGGGGCTCCAGTGAGAGTAGCAGGGCCCGCGAGGGAGAGGTGTCCTGAGGTGGGTCAGGAAGGGCTTTGATTTCCAGCCCGAAGTATGGGGAACTCCCCTGTGTGGCAGTGGGGAGCCATGGCAGGTTatggaggaggggtgggagggaagcacGCCTTAGAAGTGTGAcattcctgggcgcctgggtggctcagtgggttaagccgctgccttcggctcaggtcataatctcggggtgctgggatcgagtcccgcatcgggctctctgctcagcagggagcctgcttccctNNNNNNNNNNNNNNNNNNNNNNNNNNNNNNNNNNNNNNNNNNNNNNNNNNNNNNNNNNNNNNNNNNNNNNNNNNNNNNNNNNNNNNNNNNNNNNNNNNNNtcgggacgcctgggtggctcagttggttaagcagctgccttcggctcaggtcatgatcccagcgtcctgggatcgagtcccatatcgggctccttgctcagcagggagcctgcttctccctctgcctctgcccaccattctgtctgcctatgctcgctctctctccctctctctctctgataaataaataaaatctaaaaaaataaataaataaaataaaataaaataaaaaaagaagtgtgacATTCCTCCCAGAACCAGGAATCCGCTCTCCCGCTGCAAGTCTGGGCTAAGGGCCTATGAGGCCTAGGGAGGGAGTATAAACACAACAGGCCTGCCCTATAGGAAACTCGGTGCCTTCAGAGGCCGCTAGGGGGTGCCAGTTTGAGACCCTGGTGCTTCAGCAAGAAGACTCTTGCCCAACACAGGCTGCCCCAAGCAGGGAGGGGCTTAGACACTGGTACACACCCTTGTCAACAGGTGAGAGCCTGAGGTCGGGATGGTTAAAGCCACTTGCCTGACACCAGGTCCGAccgaaaaatatttgcaagtgagCATGGAGCCAACTGCCCCTGACAGCAATCTTCCCAAAGTCTAAGGTAATAGAACCCCAGTACTTGGGCATGCATGGTGGGACCAGGCAAAAGACTACCTTCCCCAGGATCCCTTGCAGCTAGGGACAGTCAGGTGACCACACTCTAGCCAATGAGGTGTGAGTGACCAATGGAATGTTGAGCATGACTTAAAGGGACCTGTCTGCAAGGGCGGGGTCTTTCCAGTCCCCAACATCCCTGGGGAAGGCGGCAGGACTGGTTCTGATGGCCAAGCCTCTGTGAGTTGACAGGGAAAATGCTGGCGGTAGCGGACCCTGCCTCAACCTTCCCTCCATGCCCACAGACCTGAAGTCAGGGATGCCCGAGGCGGTGCTGATGCCGGCACCTGTGTGGAACACCACGTTGGAGGACCGCCACACCAGCTGCGCCAGCTCCCACACCTTCCGCTCTAACTCCTCAGGAGGGTCGAAGATCTGTCAGGggacacagagaaggcagaggtcAAAACGTGTCCCAAGTGGCAAAGCCACTAGCCACAGATTGGgattcctctgcctttcctgggggtggggggtagtagGGGGAAGAGAACCCACTGGAAAAGGGAGCTTATCCTCATGTCCCTCCTCTGTCCACAGGGGCTCCCGCATCCTTAGGGAGCCTAAAAACCTAAgcccccctctgcttctctgtctacttgtgatttctctctgtcaaataaataaataatatctttaaaaaaaaaaacacctaagcCCTCCTTAAAAGCCTAagccctggggcgcctgtgtggctcagtgggttaaagcctctgcctttggctcgggtcatgatcccagggtcctgggatcgagccccaaatcgtgctctctgctcagtggggagcctgcttcctcctctctctctgcctgcctctctgcctgcttgtgatctgtctgtcaaataaataaataaaaatattaaaaaaaaaaaaaaaagcctaagcCCTCCCAGTGGCCCCCCCCGGAGGCCCTGCACTATctaccctctcctcctccccctctctgccctttACCCACTCTCCTCCAGTCACACATGCCTCCTCGCTATTCCTCCAACACACCAGGCCTgatcctgcctcaggacctttgcacaggcTCTAGGCAGAGGGTACAGCACTACCCACATGACTCCTCTCTCACCTCCTTTAGCTCTTGGCTCAAAAATCATCTCATTTGCACAcctgtgttcacagcagcatcatttacaatcaCTAAAATGTGGAATCAACCCCAGGGTCCATCAATGGGCAAAAGGATAAGCACAGCGCGGCCCGTCCACACGCTGGAGTACAATCCAGCCTTAGAAAGGAAGGGACCCTGACACTTGCCATGACATGGAGGGACCCCTGAGGACACTGGGCTCAGTGAGAGGAGCCAGACCGGAAAGACCCCTCCTGCAGGACCCCACTCCTAGGAGGGCCCCAGAGGAGTCCtgttcacagagacagagagaagagggtgggagccagggctggggcagggggtggggagtccGAGCTTCACAGGAACAGTCTCCGTGTGGGGAGATGGAAAGTTTTAGAGATGGAGGGTAGTGGCGTGGTTGCAGGATGGTgtgggtgttttcttttttaaaagattttatttatttatctgacagagagagatcacaagtaggcagagaggcaggcagagacagaggaagaagcaggctccccgctgagcagagagcccgatgcagggctcgattccaggaccctgggatcatgacctgagctgaaggcagaagcttaacctgctgagccacccaggcgccccatggtgtGGATGTTTTCTAAGCCTCTGAACTGTATACTTGAAATGGTTAAGGTGGGACATTTTATGTTGTGGattttgccacaattaaaaaaaaaattgaggggtgcctgggtggctcagtgggttaagcttctgccttcagctcaggtcatgatctcagggttctgggatccagccccaggagaggctctctgctcagcggggagcctgcttccccctctctctcctcctgcctctctgcctacttgtgatctctctctctctgtgtcaaataaatttttaaaaaaatctttaaaaaaaaattgaaaaaagaaaagtgatctCAGTGATGCCTCCTGGGTCCTGGTTTCAATGCAGCCCCAGGTCTCCTCGCCACTGCcctctttgcttttctccctGAAGCTGACCGCCATCGGACTTCTATTTACTTTCTCCTTGTCTGTCTCCCTGCCAGAAGGAGGGATGAGAATgtgcctggtgcatagtaggtgctcaataaatgcttgtggaATCAAGCGACTAATCAAGGgccaggcaggaggagaagggaggggcttCGGGAGGGATTCTGAGGGCTCTTATTAAACGCCTCAGAGCGCGCGGACCGGGCTTTAGGGGATGGGGCGATCTTCCCCCCAGGTTACAGAGGGGCTAGGGGACCCAGAAGGGAAGTGACTCACCCCAAGTCCTAGAGCAGCAGAAGGGGTTTTGCTGAAACTATCTACGTCCATCCAACCTGAAACCCCTCTCCATCACCCTCAGGATAAAGTGTCAGCTCCCCAGCCTGGCACGTGCGGGCCCTGCGGGCCCGGCTCTGGAAACCTCTCACCTAACCTGTGCCCCAAGAGTGTTTCTTCCCACCTCCCCGCCTTCGCCCCTGCCGAGCCTTCCGCCTGCAACTGCGTTCGCGCGCTTCCCTCATCAGAACTTCGGGACTTCCCGCGACGCGGGGGGCTCCCTCGGTCCGGCCAGGCcgactgggggctgggggcgtcCGGGTCCCCGGGAGCGCAGGGGGCGTCACTTCCCGCCCCCTCCTCTCCGGGAAGTCCCTCCCATTGTCTAGCCTCAGTGCCTCCCGATATTCCCACAATGCCCCGCTGCTGCCCGACCCCGCCCAGCCCGCGGCGCTGCGGGCGGCCTTCGGGACGCCGGGCCGAGCTCACCTCGGGGAGGCCACACTTGCCCTTGTCGGCGTACGGCGACAGTCCCGCCGCGTAATTCACCGACATCCTCGCCGTCCCGACGGGAACAATAAAGTTTATCTTGTTGAGGCCGCTTCCGCCGGAAACGGGGCGGGAcgtggggcgggggaggagtcGCGTTCCGCCCTACGCGCCCGGCCTCTGCCTCCAAGGCGCGTGCGCCTCGCCTGACGCCTCGGGCGCCATCGTTAGTGCTGGCGAAGGGAGGGCAACTTTCTTCGGAGTGTTGCAGGGTGACGGGAAACGGGCTGCCGGCCGTGGGACAGTGCGCCAGTCAGCTCTAAAGTGAGGGGCAC is part of the Mustela nigripes isolate SB6536 chromosome 2, MUSNIG.SB6536, whole genome shotgun sequence genome and encodes:
- the SIRT6 gene encoding NAD-dependent protein deacylase sirtuin-6 isoform X3, which encodes MSVNYAAGLSPYADKGKCGLPEIFDPPEELERKVWELAQLVWRSSNVVFHTGAGISTASGIPDFRGPHGVWTMEERGLAPKFDTTFESARPTQTHMALVQLERVGLLRFLVSQNVDGLHVRSGFPRDKLAELHGNMFVEECVKCKTGELRDTILDWEDALPDRDLTRADEASRNADLSITLGTSLQIRPSGNLPLATKRRGGRLVIVNLQPTKHDRHADLRIHGYVDEVMTRLMKHLGLEIPAWDGPHVLERALPPLPRPPAPKLEPKEEAPTQLDGPAPAGPKPEPSTESCAQHNGSGPASPKRERLDSPVPHRPPKRVKAEVAPS
- the SIRT6 gene encoding NAD-dependent protein deacylase sirtuin-6 isoform X1; the encoded protein is MSVNYAAGLSPYADKGKCGLPEIFDPPEELERKVWELAQLVWRSSNVVFHTGAGISTASGIPDFRGPHGVWTMEERGLAPKFDTTFESARPTQTHMALVQLERVGLLRFLVSQNVDGLHVRSGFPRDKLAELHGNMFVEECVKCKTQYVRDTVVGSMGLKATGRLCTVAKARGLRACRGELRDTILDWEDALPDRDLTRADEASRNADLSITLGTSLQIRPSGNLPLATKRRGGRLVIVNLQPTKHDRHADLRIHGYVDEVMTRLMKHLGLEIPAWDGPHVLERALPPLPRPPAPKLEPKEEAPTQLDGPAPAGPKPEPSTESCAQHNGSGPASPKRERLDSPVPHRPPKRVKAEVAPS
- the SIRT6 gene encoding NAD-dependent protein deacylase sirtuin-6 isoform X2, which gives rise to MDVDSFSKTPSAALGLGIFDPPEELERKVWELAQLVWRSSNVVFHTGAGISTASGIPDFRGPHGVWTMEERGLAPKFDTTFESARPTQTHMALVQLERVGLLRFLVSQNVDGLHVRSGFPRDKLAELHGNMFVEECVKCKTQYVRDTVVGSMGLKATGRLCTVAKARGLRACRGELRDTILDWEDALPDRDLTRADEASRNADLSITLGTSLQIRPSGNLPLATKRRGGRLVIVNLQPTKHDRHADLRIHGYVDEVMTRLMKHLGLEIPAWDGPHVLERALPPLPRPPAPKLEPKEEAPTQLDGPAPAGPKPEPSTESCAQHNGSGPASPKRERLDSPVPHRPPKRVKAEVAPS
- the SIRT6 gene encoding NAD-dependent protein deacylase sirtuin-6 isoform X4, whose product is MSVNYAAGLSPYADKGKCGLPEIFDPPEELERKVWELAQLVWRSSNVVFHTGAGISTASGIPDFRGPHGVWTMEERGLAPKFDTTFESARPTQTHMALVQLERVGLLRFLVSQNVDGLHVRSGFPRDKLAELHGNMFVEECVKCKTQYVRDTVVGSMGLKATGRLCTVAKARGLRACRGELRDTILDWEDALPDRDLTRADEASRSGPAGTCPLPPSAEEADWSLSTFSPRSTTATLTCVSMATWTRS